DNA sequence from the Saccopteryx leptura isolate mSacLep1 chromosome 4, mSacLep1_pri_phased_curated, whole genome shotgun sequence genome:
TCATgctttggcttcttttttttcctagtaaGAGttaatatctttgcttttgaaatttattttctttcaacctTAAATATTACATACATACATCAAAAATTACATACCTGCAATGTGCTCAACAGCATCCTCTTAACCTGGAGCTTCACATTATCAAAAGCTTAGAAAACTGTAAACCTCTAGGCCTGTCTCTGCAAGAGAGTGGGCCCCATGCCGGCCACTTCTCTCTCCCCAGACTAAAGCCCACGGAGTCTGTAAGCAAAGGGCTGACAGGAGGCCTCATGCTTGTGGGAGAGAAGTCTGGCTCTGTGCTGTGAGCTACAGGCCATCTCCCAGCATAAGCATTGTTAGTGGGAGGGGCAGAGTCCATGGGAAAGGCCCCAGCATATGTCCAGGCCCTGGATGTGATGCTGTTCCCCCCTCCTGGGGTCCTGGGATGGGACTGAGCAGGGAGCAGATGTTGGCTTTGGCTCAAGTGGGCAAGGCCTTGAAGCCAGAACTGCCCAACCACTGCCACGTGGGACAGGAAGAGCAAGGCACCTTCAGCTGTTTCTTTCCCAGCAGCTCCCTGGTCCTCACTCCAGGTTAGCCTGTGAGGGCCACCACCTCTTCTGGGTGTCACCCTGAACCCAGTCTGGTCTCTCAAGAGAGCAAGTTCAACAGGAATTGAGGACTGTCCTGCAGTTAATGGGCCAGAACAGAGCCAGGAGTCGGTGACAGTGGCTACAACTCCCAGGGGAGAGTGTTTATGCTGGGGGTCAAGGGAAGACCTGGTGGCAGTGGCCTGGGATATGGGGAAACTACACTGGAACTGAAGAGGATGAAAGGGATCAGGGAAATTGCTGGAGCAACCCACACTTCATGCAAGGCGCCGCCACTCGTCCTGCTGCTGCTCTGCACAGCTTTGCGGCACTGGAGCCTCCTGCCAGGCCCTCAAAACTCACCTCCAACCTAAGATGGACGTGGCAAGGGGGCAAGTGTTGGGACAGTCTGCCTGGGGTGACAAGTGGGAAGTCAGTGACAGGGTTCAGATTTGCTTTGCACAGGGTCACCTGTTGAAAGATTGCTTCAGAATAGAAATGGCAGCATCTCAAGAAACTTCTTGCACATCAGCATCAAACTCACTTTGGGAAGAAGAAGGGAGTGGGGACTTGCATTTGGGACAGAAGAGAAAAcgggaagaggggagggtccaGGGGAAGGAATGAGCAGGCAGCTGCTGGCCTTTCCCACCATCATTCTCCTTCCTAGAGGGCTGGTGGCTATTTGTCATCTGTGCTCTCAGGCATGCCTGCCTCAATCAGAGCGGCCCGGAACTGCGCCAGGACCCCACGGATGCTCTTGATGAAACCCTTAGAAAGTGGGAAGAGGGGAAAGCCAATGTCAGGGTAGCCGCTCTTCTCAGGCAAGAAGCTCCGGTAGCTCTTTCTCCGCTTCTTTGGTTTGACACTAGGTGGCACTGAGGCGTCCGGCGCAGCCTCCGAAGTCTGGTCTGTGTGGTCCCTGCAGGCTGTGGCCAGGCCTTGGGAGCCACCCTCTGAATCTGAGCCCTGGGAGGCTTCACCATGGGCCAGCCCACTGTCCTCAGGTTCTTCTCGGCTGGAGTCTGGGAGCTCAGCTGTGGCAGCTGGCCCTGGAGAGTTGTTGTCCTTGGAGTCCCCATTGGGCAATGCCTGGCCCCTCTCTAGCAGCACATGGGTTTCCAGCCAGGACTCAATGCGGCTCACTAGCCGCCAGCCGCCAGAACTGAAGTGCTGCCGGATCTCCTGCTCGAAGACCTCAGGGGGCCGCCGCACCAGTTGGGTCATGGACTGCACCACACGGATCAGCGCCATCTCATTATAGCAGCGGCTGTTCTCGTAGCCCTCCTGCAGGCCCCGGTCACTGTCAAAGCCGGCTTCATTGTAGTATGGTTCATTTACCAGGATCAGACCTGCAAGGGAGAAGACCCTCAGAGCCAGCCTGACCTCAACTCCCAAGGGGTTAGCCAGACCTAAAGCGGGGAGGGGACACAATGGCCAATTGCTATACCTTTCCGCAGCCCTCCCAATCACTGCCCCTCAGCCTTGTCCACTGTACCTTGTATGGAAATGAGCACCTGGAGAAGGCTGGATTTGCTTGTCCACCTCTCTGTCCCCTGAAACACAAACAGCATGATCAACTTTGTCCCAGACACCCACTCCTGATAGGCTGTACTTCCTCCCCACTGGGTGCAGGTATGGTCCTCACCTTTCCAATCCAGGTGCCCAGGAGGCTGACACACACCTTCCCATTGTCATACAGGTTGGGATTCAGACGACCACTGCACTGGGAGAGGTAGCAGAAGTGGGGGGGCACAGCCGGGTAGATGTTGGGGAGCTGGATGTCAAACAGGTAGAGGCCGTCCTCGTATGGGGTACGAGTGGGGCCCTTGATCAGGGCTGAGAAAAGGTCCTAGAGAAGGAGGAAAGCTGTGGTTGGCAGGGGCTTCCACACACGGGGGTATAGTGTTGCACTATTCCAGGGCGCTGCGGGCAGAAGAGCAGCACCAGGCACTCAACACACTGCCAGTGACTGAGAAGCTAAATGTAAACTTCTTTGAACACTTGGCATCTTTTAACTACTGACATAAAAAGAATTTTCCAAACTGGTTTTTATTCTCCAGGTTTTGTTCCTCATAAATAATTATTCCTTAAAAACACttgtcctaggccctggctggttggtgcagcagtagagcgtcggctcaacatgtggaagccctgggttcaattcccagttagggcacacaagagaagcacccatcttcttcaccaccaccacccccttgcttctctctcctcctaccctcctgcagccatggcttgagttggcccgggtgctgaggatggttccatggcatccatctcaggtgctaaaaaatatctctggatgcaacagagcagtggccccagagaggcagaacatcgccccctagtgggtttgctgggtggatcctggtaggggcacatgcaggagtctgtctctctgcctcccttcctcccactaaaagttaaaaatacttgTCCTTACCCCAGCCCCAACAAGGCAAGCAAGAGAAGATGAAAAGGCATTCCAGAATGGCAAGGCTGCATTTGCTTTTAGGAAAGAGGAAATGCTGAACTCCAGGAGAAAATGCTGGGAGACCACCAAAGAAACTCATGTCATTAAGTCATTAGGGAGTCTCTCCACAGATCCTTGGAatctgtgtgtgttggggtgagAGGGGTGTCAGCTGCCAGGGCCGAGGGATGGTGAGCTGGAGGGACGATGAGGGCACACACCAGGCAAGATGACAGAATCCTCTCATGCATAGCCTCACGGGGCCATCTGGGGGCCTCAAGTTCCTGCactgcttccctttccctctgagcaagagatgaaatttttttaaaaattgatttttagaggagagagagagaaagagaggggagaagcaggaagcatcaactcgtagtagttgcttcctgtttgtgccctgaccaggcaagcccaggattttgaaccagtgacctcagcattacaggtcgacactctatctactgcactaccacaggtcaggcaagagtggaatttttaaagagaaattcacTAAAACCCAAGAAAACCCAAAGTATTTAGAACCTAGAGCAGCAGCGGTCTCTGCGTGTTCCCAGCTCTGCCCTGTGGTTTCTGGCCACTGCGGGCCACCTAACAGCACCCCTCTGTGGTCCCTTCTTTGGTCCCTTGCTCCAGGGCTGGGCCAGAGCTGGGACGTCAATCAGACTCTAACTCAGTGTCTTGCTtctggtgcctggcacacagagggGCCCAGGAGAGGTTTGTTGAATAAGTAAGGTAGAAGGTGAAAGAGGCCTGTCCATTCCTGAAACAAATAAGGATGTAGTGACGCCACCTCAGGCTGCAGGACTcaaactccaggccctggccacggGCCACCGTAACAGGAGAGAAAGAATGTGATGCTGTCACATGAGGAGTGCTATTCTGTAGCTAAAAAAGGGATGGACTAGACCAATATGAATCAACACTGGTTGGTCTCAAAATTACCCCAAGTGAGAAAAGGAAATTACAGGTGATGTGTATAACGGCATGCTATTTGTGTAAAACAAATGATACAAAATAGTATGTGTTCATGATGAGACACGaagatgtaaaaatataaaaaacatcatCCGCAAGAAGATACACCAAACTTATCAAAGGTGGGCTGAAGATTGGTCAAAGGCAACTTCAGTTTTTTctgtaatgttctaatttttcaaaaagaagacTGGACTTGTAAACCATAATTATATGATTTACAACCAACTTTAAAACAGGGAGGAAAGAATGAGCCATTTGGTCTAGACACTGGTGTTGGACTTTTCCCCTCACCTGACTGAGCCTGTTTCCTGCCTTTCAGGAGTATGGGTGGCCTCTCAGGTGCCACAGAGCACACCTGCACCTGCCCACGCCAGCCCATGCCAAGCTACTTGCCATTCTGTCCTCAAAAGTCTTGACCATGATGCCATCGGGTAGTGATGTAGCCAGCAGTGCCATCTCTTTCCGCACTGTACTAAAGAACTTCTTGGCTTCTGGAGGCTGGAACTCAATTTTCTTGAAGGAGTGATTTGCTAGAGGGTCGGAAAGAGAATGCCACCTTCAGAGTTCAGGTAGCTTCTCAACCCCTAATGGCAAGGCCCTGAGAGCCCCGTCCAGGAAGGTAGCTGCAGCCCCTGGGATGCTTGGCCCAGAGGAAGGCTGGGTGTATTCCCCAGATGGGTGAATCAACCCCCATTCATTCCACCCATCTTTCCTGGCATCAGGACCGGTGACCATACCAGGAAAACCTTCTGCCCCTACCCCCAACATTGGAGCAGCAGTAGGGCTGGATGGGGCATAAGCACAGGGCTAACTTACAGGGCGCAAACTCCAGCACTGAGAAGACCTCGCCTTTGGCGCTGGTGAAGGTGACCCCAGGCTTGCCACCACACTGCTGGCACAGCACCGGGGTCTCGCTGGGCCACTCAGCCCTCACGGGAGACTGCGCCTCGGGCTTGTCCTCCTTGCACTCCATGTCAGGCATGgcctccatcttctcctcctctgcGATGGCCACATTGTCCAGGGTCTTCTTGAGGTTTTCCTGCAGTTTTTTGATGTCATCTAGAAACTTTTTCTCCCAAGTTGGTTTCTCAGGCTCCAccgtgggggaggtgggggagcccGTCAGAAGCTGCTCCACAGTCATGTTCTTGAGGCTCTCCAGTATCTTGATTGCCTCTTTCAACTCCCGGAAGCTCTTTGGGGGCCCATCCTTGCCAGCCTTCTCCATCAGCCCAGCCACCGGGGCGGCCATGGCCACAGCCCCTTGAATGGCGGCAGTGGCAGCCTCTTCACTGATCACCACTCCCTTGTCCTCCTCAGGGGCTGCCTGCTGTTCAGTGGGTGGGATGGGCGGCTCCTCTATCTTGGGGTGCTCGTCCTCTACCAGCCCATTGTCTGTCTCCCAGCTGTCACTGTCATCCTCCCACTCATCAGAGGATGCCCCACTGGTGCTGCCTTCCACTGAGTCATAGTCCGACTCCTCGATCTCAGACTCGATGTTGTACAAGTGCTAGGGGTAGATGGTTGACTCAGAAGAGCTCACTGGGCTCCAGGGACCCCGACCCTCAGAACCCAGAGGCCCTGACAGCCCGCCgcactctttcccctttcctgctCTGGACTCTGAAAGTAGCTTCTCTGTGCTAGGTGGTACCTATGTCCCTGGGATGTGCCTCTGCCTGCTCCACTCCAGCAACAGGCTTTTCTTCCTCCTGTGTGAACTCAGTCAGCCTTTGCCCTTGGGGGCAaatccagccccagccccagaggacacaggtcagaggcctctgtggggCTACTCTGGGAGATGGAACATGCCAGAGGAGAGGGACGTATGAGACAGTTGGCCTCCGTCACATGTGTTCCCATCCCTGGAGGAGGGGCAAGCTATTCCCTTGCACCTCCCCTATGGGTGCCAGGAGAGGAGAGCTGGGACCTGAGGACGGCTCAAACAAGGAGACAAAAGAATGGTACTGAGAAGAGCCTTGCAGCTCAGAAGTCACTAGCAGGTGCTAGGGCTGTGGCCAGCCTGTCTCCTACCTCTTATTACTCTGTGCAAGTTTTCCTAGAAATGTTGGTAGCTCTATCACCTACAGGAAGTAACCTGCATTTTTTTAGCACAGTGAGACGGGGGTCCAGGCAAATCTGGGGGGGCTTGTGAAATCCACACACATCTGGCAATCTAGGGTGGCTGCTAGGTGGAATGAGACTGTGGAGCTTGAAAGTAATGCCACTCTCCCTCTCATGCTTCTCTAAGACCCTGTCACCCAAAAGACAACCCCTCACCAGGAAGATCTGAGAGCCATCTTCCTGTTCCTTGAGCAGGGAGAGGAGCCAGGCTATGGCTTCCTGACCAGCTGCCACTGGCTCGGAAGGCCCTTACCTGGGGCAGGATGATGGTTTTTGAATTGTCAGCCCATACCACCTCCACCTTGCTGCTGATGTCCACACGGGCCACCTGGCCAACTGATGGCTGTTGGGCAAACGGGACAGGGTCAAGGGTGCAGTCCCCCAGGAGGGGCAAGGGCTGGAGCACCTCTGAAAGGGAGCGCCAGCAGTGGTGGCAAGGGTAAGGCCATAAAAACAGGAGGGACGTGGGCACCGGCAGAGGAGCCACAGTAACTCAAGCATAGGACCCTCTCATCCAAACACCTCCAACGTGCCCTCCTGAGCTCACTCTCCACCTGGCTGCCTGCTGAGTACACAGTACCCACTAACTCCCTTCTTCTCACAGCATCTGGTCTTTCCAGGCTTCCTGTCATTCCCAAGGATGGTGTTCTAGCCTCTGGACTTTTGTTCCTACTCTTCCTCTGCTGGAATTTGcccagcccctccaccccctctgcaAGCCTTCGCCATGTTCCTGCAGCATTCAGCATCATGATCAGGGTGCTTAAGATAAGGAGCAGAGTTTCCCTAATAACCCAAGCAGCGGGGTTCTGGGAGCAACTGCGTGAATGCCATCTGACCCTGGTAGGCAGGCAGGCGTGTCCTTATGCAGGTGgtcaggctgattggcaccttgaACAAGCCAGGAATTTGCAGGTCTGGTCTCCTGAAGCCACCTGGTGGCATGACCAGGCATTGCAGCTGTGGGAACTTAGGGGGGCATACCTCAtcctccctgtgaggaactccatCCTCAGTATTGCCAATGCGGATGACGATATCAGTTGTGCGGAACCGGAAGTCAGGGTGGTCAGCAATGTCATAAACGCTCACATCTTCCTCTTCTCCAATCAGCTGGGGCACAGGATGGGTTGTCATGAGCTCAGGGCCCTATACCCAGCTCATCAGAACCCACCATGAAGAAAGAAGCAGAGCTGCACACTCACCTCCACGTCATCCCCACTTGGCCGCAGCTTGAACCACTTCACCATGCAGGTGCGGCCCACGTGGTCCCCAGACTGCACCACACCATAGACAGCGGGGTCTGGGCAGCTCTGGACTAGGGAATCAGAGAGCACATGACTAACTAAGGAGCCCTGGTGGAACTAATGCcactcatccacccacccactacATGTTGTGCTTAGCAGCACAGAACCCACCTGTTATCTGGCTAGGTCAGTAGAGGCCAGAAAAGGCTCCCCCAGTCCTCAAGAGCGAGCCACCTTCAAAGGGGAGCCTATTCCTGACCCTGAGACCTCTCACCTCTTCTTCCCAGGCCCACCCAGGCCCTCAGCAAGGATGGCCTTCTGGAGCCAGCACTACCTCGCTTGTCCACCACGAAGTCTCCAGGGCAGAACTCGTTGTTGTCCAGGTGGTGCACAGGGAAGAGGTCATTGGAGCGGATGTTGCATTCCACGGAGCCATCTTGCCACATCACGTCTGCTGAGGTCATCGTGGTCACTACCTCCACCGCCACCCTGCAGGATGAGACCAGTGAGCCAGGCCATGCAAAAGGTTTCCTGGAAGAAAGGGCAGGTAGGTACTCCTACCCACCCCCCCATCCTTGTGGGGCATGGTGACCTGAAATTCTTAATCCCAGGTCAGAAGGAAGACAAACAGGCAGTGGATGCTCACCTACAGTTTTCATGCCCTGTGATCTCTTCTGAGAACAGCCCCGCTTGGGAGAGTTCAAGAGAATGTGGTCCCAAAGGCCAGACTCGGGGTCGAGGCCACTGTCCCACCTTCTGTCTTACTCCCcagtctctcctttccacttgggtcAACCCCAGGCACTTACACTATGTCAGCTGGGTACCCTAGGCCGTTACATTACAGGGCAGCAGAccatgtgtgtgtgagcctgaGTGTGCACGTATGTGTGAGGTCAAGGGGATAGTCTCAGGCTGGACACTCAGCCAGGAGGAAGGGCACTCTCTGGGTTTACCTGTCGCCTGGCTTGAAGTCACGGGtgattttattcttcttcctCTTATGTTTTCGCTTTAAGTTCTTGATAGACAAGGGGATACTCTTTTTGCGATTGGTACCACTGCCACTCTGGGAGGAAGTGGTGGAGCTGGTGGAGGAGGTAACTGAGCTGGTGTCATCCGTATCATCTGCAGCCTCATCATCTGCATCCTGCTCTGCTGAGTGCAACCTGTCGTCTCTGCCTTCCTTCAATAGGAAGGGGGGCAGCTGCTCACCAACCTCCGGGGTCTCCTCTGGGACATCATCCTGCATCTCCACTGGGCTGGTAGACCCATCAGGGGTCTCCTCAGGGCTGGCAGACCCCATTTCACTCCTGGCTTTGCCCCCACCCTTCTTGCCTGGGTCCTCTGTAGAATGTTCCCTAGAGCACTGGGTGTCCGGAGAGCAAGACATGATCCTCACAACCTGCTTCTTCAACAGGCGCTTCACCTGCAAAggcagagcagggaggagggagctgaggcGAGCAGGGCTGATACAGCCCTGTCCTGGGAATGCAGGATGCCCAGGCATGCCGGACCCCAGGCAGCTTGGTCTGGGGGCGGGGGTGACAGCTATACACACCTAAGTGGCCTGTAAGAGTCATCAGGGCTGCCCCCTAAAGCTTGAAGCACAGATCATCCTTCCTGACTGTGGAAATAGCTCAAGGCCAGTTCCTCAAATGCCCACCAACCCCAACCCCGAGGACATACCTTCTTGGCCATAGAGCCCTCCCCCTGGGCGCAGTGTTTTTCTGGACATTCACAGGCAATCTTGGCCAGCTCTACCTTGGCTGGGAAGACAAACAGACAGCGCTCCCCCAGCTGCCGCTGAGCATGGTCAAAGCATCCAAGACGCTTCAccctgggaggggggaggggggagagaagtggGGGCTGGGCCAGCAGTTCTTAGCCCCCCACATCTGTGACTGTGCCCAGAGACTTGCTCAGGGCCCATCTCTGGGGCTGTTGAGTGGATGGCATGCTGGAGCTGCTCACCTGCCTAGGTTTTCCTGGGTGATGACAGAGGGTGGGGGGCTGACGCTGTCAGTGCCCCCTGGACAGAAACTCTTGGTAATCCACGTGACTTTCAGTTCTACAACCTGTACCTGAGGATGGTGAGTGGAACAGCGCCATGGTCAGCAGGTTCTAATAGCTCTCTCTTTAAGCAACTGCCCAAAGTCCACCTGACCTCTGGGCAGGAAGCAGGTCTTCACTGTGTTGTGCCAAATACGAACACCCCCAGGCCACCCTCACCGTCACCTCAGCCTTACCAGGGATCCCTGTCACCTCTTTACCACCAGTCAGGGCTCAGTGGACCTGCCATTTCTACTCTCCCACCTTGCTCAGCCTGGATCCGACCAGGAGACACCTGTGTATTGATCATCCCATGACCACAGCCTGGGTTCCCCTTATCCTCAAAGCCCTTTCTGACAACAGAGTCCAGAGACCAACAAGTGGGGCTTAGCTTttagaggagaaaaggaaggggtgGGCAGCAGCTCAGGCCCAGGGTGTGGAGGTTAAGGTCCCACCCTGACCTCCcaaccagcccccagcccctacCTCTTCTACCACGACCCGGAACTTGCTCTTGGTGCTGAGCACGGGCTTGACTCCTGACAGCCACTGTACACTAGAGAAGATCTTCGCGGGGCCAATAAGCACTTGGCCCGGGTAGAAGCCATAGGAATCGTCAAAGAAGAGACCCTACAGGATTTGGAGCCAGAGAAAAGTCCTTGTGAGCAGCGCTTCCTCGGGGGGATGGTGCTTTCCATGCCACTCTCAACCCCCTTTCCTTGCCTGCCCCCTCCTTGCCTAGCACACGCCTCCCACCACAGGCCTCCATACTCCCTAAAACTCGAAGTCTCCAGAGCAGCACCTCTCAAAGATATGGAGCAATAAAGCACCCAGAATCTTATTAAAATGCACATTTGACTCAttccatttctaacaagctctcagGCCATGCCAATGTTTTTGGTTGGGGAGACACTTTGAGAACTAAGACTTTGCCTGTTTGATCACACACACTGCCCAGTATACTTATTTACAAACTGTATGGTAAActaccattttaaaatgtcacactGCACTAAAACACTGTATACGCTTGAAGACAAAAAAATTGGAGATTTTAAAAGGATGAGATAAAAGttaacaaaatataaaggaaagttttaatattttctgcccTTTTCTAGGAAACCACTTTGCTTAGAAGCCGTGTTTAGACTGGGCCAGCTACAAGCTCTAAGCTAAGGAGTCCTTTTCCCTGCACAGCCCAGTGTACCAAGGAataagaaccccccccccccactctacCCCCAAACCTACTGAGTCGCTGACATGTGGGCAGACATCATAGAGCTTGGCACCATCTTCTGTGTTCATGGAGCACCTGAAACAGGGAACATGGACTTGGTGTCCACACAGCACAATGACTGAGTCTCAGAGGAGGCGTGGAGCCGGGACCACGTGTGGTGCTGATCAGCATCAAAAGGAATTATCCAAAGGCATATGTTGCATGCCCTAAAATGAAGTGATTCCTCCTCCTTCCACAGCTCAATCTCTGAATTGGTACAAGTaactctcctaaaatgaataagacCCTAGCCCAGTATCTGAGTGCTCAGCACCATTAAAGTGCCTAAAGCATCCACTCCTAGCAGACATCCTAAGTAACAATGCTTCTCCCCTGAACCAAGAGAGGGCAAAGGCCAGAAACTAAGTGAGAGAATTAGGCTTTGGTACTAAGGAGACCTGCCCAGGGTCAG
Encoded proteins:
- the UBE2O gene encoding (E3-independent) E2 ubiquitin-conjugating enzyme, yielding MADPAAPVPEAPAPAQAPAAAPELALAPDTAPVPASAPAPDSASGRSSDSGPEAGSQRLLFSHDLVSGRYRGSVHFGLVRLIHGEDSDSEGEEEGRGSSGCSEAGGAGHEEGRASPLRRGYVRVQWYPEGVKQHVKETKLKLEDRSVVPRDVVRHMRTTDSQCGTVIDVSIDCAVKLIGTNCIIYPVNSKDLQHIWPFMYGDYIAYDCWLGKVYDLKNQIILKLSNGARCSMNTEDGAKLYDVCPHVSDSGLFFDDSYGFYPGQVLIGPAKIFSSVQWLSGVKPVLSTKSKFRVVVEEVQVVELKVTWITKSFCPGGTDSVSPPPSVITQENLGRVKRLGCFDHAQRQLGERCLFVFPAKVELAKIACECPEKHCAQGEGSMAKKVKRLLKKQVVRIMSCSPDTQCSREHSTEDPGKKGGGKARSEMGSASPEETPDGSTSPVEMQDDVPEETPEVGEQLPPFLLKEGRDDRLHSAEQDADDEAADDTDDTSSVTSSTSSTTSSQSGSGTNRKKSIPLSIKNLKRKHKRKKNKITRDFKPGDRVAVEVVTTMTSADVMWQDGSVECNIRSNDLFPVHHLDNNEFCPGDFVVDKRVQSCPDPAVYGVVQSGDHVGRTCMVKWFKLRPSGDDVELIGEEEDVSVYDIADHPDFRFRTTDIVIRIGNTEDGVPHREDEPSVGQVARVDISSKVEVVWADNSKTIILPQHLYNIESEIEESDYDSVEGSTSGASSDEWEDDSDSWETDNGLVEDEHPKIEEPPIPPTEQQAAPEEDKGVVISEEAATAAIQGAVAMAAPVAGLMEKAGKDGPPKSFRELKEAIKILESLKNMTVEQLLTGSPTSPTVEPEKPTWEKKFLDDIKKLQENLKKTLDNVAIAEEEKMEAMPDMECKEDKPEAQSPVRAEWPSETPVLCQQCGGKPGVTFTSAKGEVFSVLEFAPSNHSFKKIEFQPPEAKKFFSTVRKEMALLATSLPDGIMVKTFEDRMDLFSALIKGPTRTPYEDGLYLFDIQLPNIYPAVPPHFCYLSQCSGRLNPNLYDNGKVCVSLLGTWIGKGTERWTSKSSLLQVLISIQGLILVNEPYYNEAGFDSDRGLQEGYENSRCYNEMALIRVVQSMTQLVRRPPEVFEQEIRQHFSSGGWRLVSRIESWLETHVLLERGQALPNGDSKDNNSPGPAATAELPDSSREEPEDSGLAHGEASQGSDSEGGSQGLATACRDHTDQTSEAAPDASVPPSVKPKKRRKSYRSFLPEKSGYPDIGFPLFPLSKGFIKSIRGVLAQFRAALIEAGMPESTDDK